The Gloeobacter violaceus PCC 7421 DNA window TCTGGTAGCGGGCGATCGAAACGGCCAGACCCGAGCCGTCCTTAAGGGGGTGAATGGCCTGGATGAGCCCTTTGCCGAAGGATTTGGTGCCCACCAGTTGGGCGCGGCGGTTATCCTGCAGGGCGCCGGCCAGGATTTCGCTCGCCGAGGCACTACCGCCGTCGATGAGCACCACCAGAGGCCGGGCGGTGAGGGGAGCGCGTTGGGCGCGGGCCTGGTCGCGCTCGCCCTGGCGGTTGACGGTGTAGACGACGGTCTGACCCGGCGTCAGCCAATAACGGGCGATTTCGACCCCCGCTTCCAATAGACCGCCGGGGTTGCTGCGCAGGTCGAGGATGTAGCCCGCCGCGTCCTGGGCTTCGAGCTTCTCGATCGCCTGGCGGACCTGTTGGGCGGCGTTGCCGTTGAACTGGGACAGGCGGATATAACCGATGGGTCGGCCGTCGAGGCGCTTCAGTTGGCTGGTGACCGGGTTGACCTGGATGGTCTCGCGGGTGAGGGTGACATCGAAGGTGCGCTCGCCGCGGCGCAAGCCGACATTCACCTGGGAGCCGATTTTGCCGCGCAGCCGGTCGGCCACGTCGTCGAGGGCCTGACCCTTGGTCGGTCGGCCGTCGATTTCGACGATCAAATCGCGGGCTTTGACACCGCCTCGAAAGGCGGGCGACCCTTCGACGGCGGCAATGACGACGGGTAGTTCGCTCTCGGTGTCGAGGGTAATCTGCAGACCCACCCCGGAGAGTTCACCGCTGGTGGTCGTCTGCAGGCTCTTGAACTGCTTGGGATTCAAAAAACGGGTGTACGGATCGTCGAGGGTCTTGAGCATCGAGGCAATTTGCTCGTAGACCTGCTCGCTGGTCTCGGCGGGCTTTTCGAGATAGGTCTGGCGCACACTCCACCAGTCCTGGCCGTTGAACTTGGGATCGACGTACTCATTGTTGATGTAAGTCCAGGTCTCGGTGAGAACCTCTTTGGGGGCGGGACCGGCGGTGCTGGAGAGCACCTCGGCCGAGCAACCGGCAAGCGCCGCGCTTGCCAGTGCCGCCGCCCAGACGGCGTGCCGCCGCAACCGGACGGGCCTTGCATCGTTCGGTTTGTCCAAGTTGGCCTCCACTGGTACCCCTCAAACCATCTTAATGCGCAGGGGCCGGGGTGCCAGCTAGCCCGGCTGGAGGCTGCAGCGGCGTTGGGCGGCAAAGGCGCGCACCGCTTCGAGATGCTCGCCGATGCGGCGGCACAACTCGGGCGC harbors:
- a CDS encoding S41 family peptidase, which encodes MDKPNDARPVRLRRHAVWAAALASAALAGCSAEVLSSTAGPAPKEVLTETWTYINNEYVDPKFNGQDWWSVRQTYLEKPAETSEQVYEQIASMLKTLDDPYTRFLNPKQFKSLQTTTSGELSGVGLQITLDTESELPVVIAAVEGSPAFRGGVKARDLIVEIDGRPTKGQALDDVADRLRGKIGSQVNVGLRRGERTFDVTLTRETIQVNPVTSQLKRLDGRPIGYIRLSQFNGNAAQQVRQAIEKLEAQDAAGYILDLRSNPGGLLEAGVEIARYWLTPGQTVVYTVNRQGERDQARAQRAPLTARPLVVLIDGGSASASEILAGALQDNRRAQLVGTKSFGKGLIQAIHPLKDGSGLAVSIARYQTPSRRDIHKQGIEPDVKVELPKSFSLEQLATDADSQYQAGAKALSRALASSQ